One window from the genome of Acinetobacter sp. ANC 7912 encodes:
- a CDS encoding virulence factor TspB C-terminal domain-related protein: protein MKKFLTVLLTFTLYFNLFTTAHAANVGGWTLGGGVAQGASTVYEGTKRVVIDGVDYIKKGTAKITPPASGVAKVLARGAAGYALSVAVEQLLGSVDWVLDPENNAIKYFPEVSDCQSSGCPHAQKVFTVYGDDRQRYLFDSLTTACAFVATQSNQRDYTLISTNMANAENGNCYFHSKRYPDLRNWDLNYQIPYVSNPAYNPNAEREEKSIPLETVAQQVISNAESGDASAQVATTAAAADIVAEAEKDDAKARPIVQQLEASAQTKPADEAAAEKANEATGEAKPNTANPEATDLSIEFPVFCGWAPLVCEAAQVVISFPQTLTNWWETGKSKAEEWATSISEAWTAVKDWAKSEQQDDTELDIPEQEQPDIDTDIAFGGSCPSDREAEVNMGVGIIKLPISYEPICTTVSTAKPVLIFVGFFIAALIIGGVRSE, encoded by the coding sequence ATGAAAAAGTTTTTAACTGTACTTCTTACATTTACTCTTTATTTCAATTTATTTACTACGGCTCATGCTGCCAATGTTGGCGGTTGGACTTTGGGCGGTGGTGTTGCTCAAGGTGCTTCTACTGTTTATGAAGGTACAAAAAGAGTTGTTATTGATGGCGTTGATTACATAAAAAAAGGCACTGCAAAAATTACTCCCCCTGCAAGCGGTGTTGCTAAAGTCCTCGCTCGTGGTGCTGCTGGTTATGCTCTTTCCGTTGCTGTTGAACAGTTGTTAGGCTCTGTTGATTGGGTTCTCGATCCTGAAAATAATGCAATTAAATATTTTCCTGAAGTAAGTGATTGTCAATCTTCAGGCTGTCCACATGCTCAAAAAGTTTTTACTGTTTATGGCGATGATAGACAAAGATATCTTTTTGATTCTCTAACTACTGCATGTGCTTTTGTTGCAACTCAAAGCAATCAAAGGGACTATACCTTAATCAGTACCAATATGGCTAATGCCGAAAATGGTAATTGTTATTTTCATTCTAAGCGTTATCCCGATCTGCGTAACTGGGATTTGAATTATCAAATTCCTTATGTTTCAAATCCTGCTTACAATCCCAATGCAGAACGTGAGGAAAAATCTATTCCTCTAGAAACTGTTGCTCAACAAGTAATTTCAAATGCTGAAAGTGGTGATGCTTCTGCACAAGTTGCTACTACTGCCGCTGCTGCTGATATTGTTGCCGAAGCTGAAAAAGATGATGCAAAAGCTCGTCCTATCGTTCAACAGTTAGAAGCATCTGCACAAACAAAGCCTGCTGATGAAGCTGCTGCTGAAAAAGCCAATGAAGCTACTGGAGAAGCAAAACCTAATACAGCTAATCCTGAAGCAACCGATTTATCAATTGAATTTCCTGTTTTTTGTGGTTGGGCACCTTTGGTCTGTGAAGCTGCTCAAGTTGTTATCTCTTTTCCTCAAACTCTTACAAATTGGTGGGAAACAGGAAAATCAAAGGCCGAAGAATGGGCTACATCAATTTCTGAAGCCTGGACTGCTGTTAAGGATTGGGCTAAGTCAGAACAACAAGATGACACTGAATTAGATATTCCAGAACAAGAACAACCAGATATAGATACTGATATTGCTTTTGGGGGTTCATGTCCTTCCGATCGTGAAGCCGAGGTCAATATGGGCGTCGGTATCATCAAATTACCTATCTCTTATGAGCCAATTTGTACAACTGTTTCTACAGCTAAACCTGTGCTTATTTTTGTCGGTTTTTTTATTGCTGCATTAATTATTGGTGGGGTGAGATCAGAATGA
- a CDS encoding DUF2523 family protein produces MSLSSLLQDLQKGALKNILTGAGVALTTSSISYIAFQQAVNAVQQQSYGIPGDLIAILHLAGFDIFFSTVLAAIVTRLSLNAGNLALKKI; encoded by the coding sequence ATGAGTTTATCTTCTTTATTACAGGATTTACAAAAGGGCGCTCTTAAAAATATCCTGACTGGTGCTGGTGTTGCTCTTACAACTTCATCAATTTCTTACATTGCTTTTCAACAGGCGGTTAATGCTGTTCAACAACAATCTTACGGTATACCCGGTGATTTGATTGCGATTCTACACTTAGCCGGATTTGATATTTTCTTTTCAACTGTACTTGCTGCAATCGTGACAAGGCTATCACTGAATGCTGGCAACTTGGCATTAAAGAAGATTTAA